The window CGTGATCACGACGACCAGCACGCCGACCAAGAGCGTGTTGCCGAGCCAACGGACGTAGAGCGTGTCGAAGAACAGCACCCGGAGGTTCTCGAGCGTGGGCGGCTCGTTGTAGATGAACGGGTTGTTGCCCCGCTTCATGAGGTCGCCCGTGCGCTTGAAGGTGGTGATGAGCATCCAGTAGAACGGGAAGGCGCTGAAGAGCGTGAAGACGCCGATCACGGACCAGTGGCCCCCGTGCCCCGCCGCGCGCCGCAGCCGCGTCCCCGCCGCCACCTCAGACCACCTCGGACCGTCGCGCCACGCGCAGGAACACGACGGCCACGGCCAGGAGGAGCGGGAAGAGGAACACCGCGATGGCGGCCCCCTCGCCCAGATCGCCGCCCTGGATGCCGGTGAAGAAGGCCAGGGTGGCGAGGACCTGCGTCGTATCGTAGGGCCCGCCGCGCGTGAGCACGAAGATCACGATCATGTCCGTGAACGCGAAGACCACGCCGAAGAGCGTCGCCACGAGCATGATGGGCCGGATCAGCGGCAGCGTGATCTGGACGAGGTGCCGCCAGAAGCTGGCGCCGTCCACCTGGGCGGCGTCGTGGATGTCCTGGGGGATGGAGCTGAGCCCGGCTAATAAAATTACGGTGGCCAGCGGCAGCAGGCGCCAGACGTGGACGCCGACGACCGAGATCATGGCCAGGTAGGGCTTTCCGAGCCACATGGGCCAGGTGTCCTGGGTGATGAGGCCCAGCGCTTCCAGCGTCCAGTTGATCACGCTGTACACGGAGTCGAAGATCCAGAGCCAGCCGATCGTGCCGAGCGAGATGGGCGCCACCCACGGCAACAGGATGAGGAACCGGACCAGCCACTTCCCTCTGAAGTCCCTCTGCATCGCCAGGGCCAGGATGCTGGCGAGGACGATCACCACGACCTGAGAGCCCACCGCGAAGATGAACGTGTTCTTGAGGGCGGTCTGGAACTTGGTCGTCCCGATGATATCGGTGAAGTGCCGCAACCCCACGAACCCGAGTGTGCGGGAGCCCGCGGTGATGTCGGTGAGCGAGTAGTAGAGCGCCAGGAAGAAGGGGAGACCCACGAGCAGGACGATGTAGAGGACCGCCGGCCCGATCATGAGGGGACCGAGCCACTCGGGCCGATCCACCAGGGAGGCAAACCACCCGCCCCGGGCGCGATCCTCGACCTGAAGCTCTTGCGTCGCCACCCGACGCCTCAGAGCGGGCGGGGGCTCGTTCTGAGCCCCGAGCGCTTGTCGAAGAACTTGAGGTCTTTCTCGCGCACGGCGAAGTCGTAGCGCTGCCCGGCCTGGACCGCCGTGCCGAGGGTGGACGGGAGCCGGGCGATGACGCGCACGGCGTCGAGCTTGCCTTCGAGCGCGCCGTAGAGGAGCCGGTCGGCGCCGAGGTTCTCCACGCGCGTCACCCGGAACGGCAGGACCGTGTAACGCCCGGCGACATCCTGCGTCTCCTTGGGCAGGAAGTGCTCGGGCCGGAAGCCCAGCAGCACGTCGCCCGCCTCCACGATGTTCATCGGCGGAGAGCCGAGGAACTCCGCCACGAAGGTGTCGGCCGGCTCGTCGTAGACTTCGGTGGGCGTGCCGCTCTGCCGCACACGGCCCCCCTGCATGACCACGATGCGGTCGCCGAGGCCCATGGCCTCGATCTGGTCGTGGGTGACGTAGATCGTGGTGGTCCCGAGCCGCCGCTGGAACTGCTGGAGCTCGTCCCGCGCCGACGTCCGGAGCTTGGCGTCGAGGTTGGAGAGCGGCTCGTCGAGGAGGAACACCGCGGGCTCGCGGACGACCGCGCGCGCCAGCGCGACCCGCTGGCGCTCACCGCCGGAGAGCTGGCGCGGCTTGCGCTGCAGGAGGTGACCGATCCCGAACAGCGCCGTCGCCCACTCGACCTTCTTCGGGATCTCCTCCCTCGGCACGCCCTGGGCCTTCAGCGGGAAGGCGATGTTCTTGAACACCGTCATGTGCGGGTAGAGCGCGTAGCTCTGGAAGACCATCGCGATCTTCCGCGCCCGCGGCGGCAGGTCGTTCACGACCCGCCCGCCGATGAGGATCTCCCCCGAGCTCGGCTGCTCGAGGCCCGCGATCATCCGGAGCAGCGTGGTCTTTCCGCAGCCGGACGGGCCGAGGAGCACGAGGAATTCGCCCTCGCGCGTGACGAGGTCGACGCCGTCCACGGCGCGAACCTCGCCGAATAGCTTGCGCACCTGTCGCGCTTCTACCGTGGCCATGGGGGGCGAAGCCCCCCTCCGAGGGTTAGACCAGCCCCTTCTCCTTCCACTTGCCGAAGATCCGCTTGCAGGCGGCGTCGGCCTCCCTGAGCGCGTCCTCTGGCGACGCGGCGCCGCTGGCCGCCTTGGCGAACATCACGTTCAGCACCCAGGTGCCGTAGATCTCGTCGATGGCCGCGTTGGCGTAGCCCGGATAGCCCACGTTGGTCGCCCAACTGAGGACGTCGTCGAAGACCTTGTACTTGTCCGGCGGGTGGGCCTTGGGATCGTTGGAGATCAGCTTGGCCAGATCCGGCACCGTCTTCGGGAAGGACGGGAAGTCGTAGAACTCGCCCGCGAGGAAGGCCTGCCGGAAGTCTGTCGTGTAATCGATCAGGAACTTCTTCGCCCCCTCGATGTTGTCGGCGAACTTCCACACGACGTAGCACTGCATGACGTGCTCGAGCCCGATCGCCCGCACCGGCCCGCGCAGCGCCTTGGTGAGCTGGATCTTCCTGGAGATGTCCGGGTTCTCCTTCTCGGCGACCCGCGTGATCGAGATGGCGTTGAGCGCCACGGAGATCTTCCCGGCCAGCATGGCCCGGTTGTTGGAGGACGCGTCCCAGGTGAACACCTCGTCGGTCATGGTTTCCTGGAACAGGGCCTTGACGAACTTGATGGCCTCGAGCGTCTCCTTGGAATTGAGTATCAGGTTGCCGGCGGCGTCCTGCTCGTGGGCCCCGAAGGCGTACATGATGGTCCGCATGGCCATCGCGGTGTCGATCTCGTTGGCGAGTCCGATGCCGACGGGGTTGCCGAACTGCTTCTTGATCTTCGCGCCCGCCGTGCGCACGTCGTCCCACGACCGCGGCCCGTTCGGCAGGCCCACCTGGCTGAAGAGATCCTGCCGGTAGTTCAACGGGTCCGGCGTGAAGGACGGCGAGAAGGCGTAGTACCTCTTGGTCTTCGGGTTGTAGGTGCTCTTGATGCCGAGGTCGACCGGCCTGCCGACCTTTCTCTCGACCTCCTGGTAGACGTCCTTCAGGTCCACCGTCTGCTCCTCGAAGGAGGGCGGCGGCCAGTTGAACAGGAACAGGTCGTGGCCCTTCTGCGCGGCCACCTCGGCCGTCGCCCGGGGGTTGATCCCGGCGATGCCGATGTTGTCCACGATCACCTCGGTGTCGTTCTTCTCGCCCCACTCCTTGGCGAGCTTCTTGTTGAACCACTCGTCGTAGGCGGGGACGAAGTGGACCCACTGCAGGATTTTGAGCGTCTTCTTCGCCGCGCGGGCCCGCCCGGGAACGATGACGTTCGCCCCGACGCCCGCGGCCAGCGCGCCCGCGCCGGTCGTCTTGAGGAACTGTCGGCGGTTCACGTTGTGGTCGCGCATAAGCCTCTTCTCCCTTGTGCGAGCAGATGGATCAATGGCATTCGGCGGAACTCTAGGACGTGATCCCGCGGGTGTCAAGCCGCCGATCGCCCTCAAAAGAACTGTTACCGAAACGGAGGTCGATGCCTCAAAACCGGTGTTACCGAACGCACCGGAAAGGAGGCACCGTGACCGAGGGCTCACGCGAGGAGTACGCCGAGGCGGTTCGGCCCCGCTACCGCATGGCGAGCAAGGCCGCGCGCGGACGGATGCTCGATGAGTATTGCCGCGTCACCGGGTGTCATCGCAAGGCGGCGATCCGCGCGCTGCGCCGCGGCCCGCGGCCGGGCCACCGGCGCTCGGGGCGGCCGCGCCGCTATGGCCCGGAGCTCGAGGCGGTCTTGGAGCGCATCTGGCTGGCGAGTGACGGCCTCAGCGGCAAGCTGCTCGTGCCGGTCCTGCCGGTGCTCCTGGCCGCGCTCGAGCGCCATCATGGGCTGCGCCTCACGCCGGCGCTCCGCACGGCGCTCACCGCGGCCAGTGCGGCCACGCTCGATCGCTTGCTCCGGCCCCTCCGCCGCCGGCGCGCCCGCCAGCCGCGTCGGGCCGCGCCGGGCGCGGGCACGGTGCGCGGCCAAGTGCCCCTGCGCACGTGGGGCGACTGGACCGACGTTCGGCCCGGCGCCCTCCAGGGCGATCTCGTCCTCCACTGCGGCGAGCTCACCGACGGCTTCTACCTCACCACGCTCGTGGCCGTCGACGTCGCCACGACGTGGACCGAGCTCGAGGCCGTCTGGGGCCTCGGGCATCGGCGCGTGGGGACGGGCGTGCACCGGTCCGCGCGCGGCTGCCCTTTGCGCTGCGGGCATGGCACAGCGACAACGGCAGCGAGTTCATCAACGCCCATCTCGTGACGTGGTGCCGGGCCGAAGGCATTCGTTTCACGCGCGGGCGGCCCTATCGCAAGAACGATCAGGCGTGGGTGGAGCAGCGCAACGGCCTCGCCGTGCGGCGCCTCGTCGGCTACGACCGCTACAGCTCGCGCGCCGCCTTCGCCGTCCTGCAGCGCCTCTACGCCCTGCTCCGCCTGCAGCTCAACTTCTTCCGGCCGGTCCGCAAGCTCCTCAGCAAGCGCCGGGTCGGCAGCAAGGTCGTCAAACGCTACGACGCGCCGCAGACACCGTATCAGCGGGCGCTCGCCGCGGGCGTCCTCACGCCCCGCCAGCGCGAGGCCCTGGCCGCACAACTCGAGACGCTCGATCCCATCACGCTCGCCCGCCAGATTCAGCAGACGCTGGACGTCCTGTGGAAGCTGGCCGACACTCACCGCACCCAACAGGAGGCCGCCCGTGGGTAACCGGATTGTGAGGCACCGACCTCAGCGCTCGGTAACACCTACTTCTGAGGCATCACGGCCGCCGCCGACGCGTGGGCCCCCGGTCCCTGTGCTATTCTTTGGTCCTCCATGGCCGACCTGCGACGGTACTTCGACGACATCCAGCAGGGGGAGGAGTACGAGTCGCCGGGCCGGACGGTCACCGAGACCGACATCGTCATCTTCGCGGGGCTCTCCGGCGACTACAACGTGCTGCACACCGACGCCGAGTTCATGAAGCGGTCGATCTTCGGCGAGCGGATCGCGCACGGGCTCCTCGGGCTCGCCATGCAGGCGGGGCTCTTCACCCGCGCGACCCAGGCGTACGCGACGCTCGCGTTCGTGGGGCTCCGCTGGAAGTTCAAGGGGCCCATCAAGATCGGCGACACGATCACGCTGCACGCGAAGGTGATCGCGAAGAAGGAGACCGCCAAGCCCGACCGCGGCCTGATCACCCTCCAGCGGATGGTGCTGAACCAGCGGGGGGAGGTCGTGCAAGAGGGCGAGACCGACCTGATCGTGGAGCGCCGTCCGTGACGCCGCAGGCGCACCTGTTCTTCGACGACGTCGAGGTCGGGATGACCGTCGCGACCCCGGCGATCACCGTCACCGGGGCCCACGTCGGCATCTTCGAGGGCCTCGTGCGCGAACCCGGCGCGGACCCCGGCGGGGTGCCCGACCTGCTGCCGCTCTGCCTCGCGATCGGTCTCGGCTGGCGCGCGCCCGCGCCGCCGCTGGTCGTGCTCGCGTTCATGGGGTTCGAGTGGGAGTTCGTCCGGCCCGTCCGCGTCGGCGAGACGATCTCGAGCCGCGCCCGCGTGCTGAACAAGCGCGCGATGCGCGAGGGAGGCGTGGTCGTCGAGGAGCGTGAGATCCTCGATGCGGCGGGCGAGGTGGTGCAACGCGGCCGGTTCACGTTCCTGGTCGGCCGACGTCCCAAGGAGGCAGTCGCATGACGTTCGATCCACGGCACAAGAGCCGCACCCTGCTCGACGGCGCCGACCGTGCGGCGGCGCGCTCGTACTTCAAAGCGGTCGGCTTCACCGACGAGGACCTCAAGCGCCCGCTCGTCGGCGTGGCGCACTGCTGGATCGAGATCACGCCGTGCAACTGGAACCATCGGAAGCTCGCCGAGAAGGTGAAGGAGGGCGTCCGGGCCGCGGGCGGCACGCCGATCGAGTTCAACACGATCTCCGTCACCGACGGGATCGCCATGGGCACCGAGGGGATGAAAGCGTCCCTCATCAGCCGCGAGGCCGTCGCCGACTCGGTCGAGCTCGTCGTGCGTGGCCATCTGCTCGACGGCTTCGTCGGCATCTCGGGCTGCGACAAGACCATCCCCGCGATGGTCATGGCGATGGGGCGGCTCGACCTGCCGAGCCTCATGCTCTACGGCGGCTCGATCCTCTACGGCGAGCACAAGGGCCGGCGCCTCACGGTGCAGGACGTGTTCGAGGCGATCGGCGCCTTCAACGCGGGCAAGATCGACGCGCGCGAGCTGAACGCGATCGAGAACCGTGCCTGCCCCGGCGCCGGCGCCTGCGGCGGCCAGTTCACCGCCAACACGATGGCGACGGCGTTCGAGATGCTGGGCGTCTCGCCGATGGGATTCAACGGCGTGCCCGCGGTGGATCCGCGCAAGGAGGAGATCGCCTTCGAGGCCGGCAAGCTCGTCATGGAGCTCCTCGGCAAGGGCGTCCGGCCGCGTCAGATCATCACGAAGAAGGCGCTCTACAACGCGATCGCCGGCGTGATGGCGACGGGTGGTTCGACCAACGCCGTCCTGCACCTCCTGGCCGTCGCGCGTGAGGCGGGCGTTCGCCTGACGATCGACGAGTTCGACAAGGTCTCGCGCAAGACGCCGCTCCTCGCCGACCTCAAGCCGTGGGGCGGCTACACGGCGCCCGAGATGTACGAGGCGGGCGGGATGGGCGTCGTCGCCAAGCGCCTGCTCGACGCCGGCCTGCTGCACGCGGACGAGCTGACGGTCACCGGCAGGACGATCGGCGACGAGGCGCGCGCGGCCCGCGAGACGCCGGGCCAGAAGGTGATCCGCCCGCTCTCGAACCCGATCGCCAGGCACGGCGGCCTCGCGATCCTGCGCGGCAACTTAGCACCCGACGGGTGCGTGGCGAAGCTCGCGGGCCACGCCGAGCAGCTCTTCCGGGGCAAGGCGCGCGTGTTCGATCGCGAGGAGGACGCGTTCGTCGCGGTGAAGGCCGGTCGGGTCAAGGCCGGCGACTTCGTCGTGATCCGTTACGAGGGGCCGAAGGGCGGACCGGGCATGCGCGAGATGCTCCAGGTGACCGGCGCGATCCAGGGCGCCGGGCTCGGCGGGAGCGTCGCGCTGCTGACCGACGGACGGTTCTCCGGCGCCAGCCACGGCTTCATGGTCGGCCACGTCGCGCCCGAGGCGGCCGTCGGCGGGCCGATCGCCGCCGTGAAGAACGGCGACGCGATCGTGCTCGACGTGAAGCGGCGGCGGCTCGACGTCCAGCTCTCGGCCGCCGAACTGAAGAAGCGGCTGCGGGCGGTGCGGCGCCCGAAGCCGCGCTACACGTGGGGCGCCATGGCGAAGTACGCGCGCCTCGTCTCGAGCGCCTCCGATGGCGCCATCACCGGCTGAGGCCCGCGCGCCGGGCACCGACCCCGAGGGGCTGAGCCCGGCCTTCCTCGCGCTCCTCGAGGCCGAGCCGCTCGGCGAGCTGACCGTGCTGGACGTGGGCACGGGCGCGGGCCGACTCGCTCTCGCGCTGGCCCCGCGCGCCCGCGCCGTCGTCGGCGTCGACCGCGAGGCGCGGCTGATCGACGAGGCCCGCAAGGCCGCGGCGGCGGCCGGCGTCAAGAACGCGCGCTTCGTCGTCGGCGACGTCGAGGTCGAGGAGTACGCGCCGTTCAAGCCCGACATGGTCGTCGCGCACCTCTGCATGTCCGACCCGATCGCCGAGCGCGCCGGCCGCGTCCTCAGGCCCGGCGGGGTCTTCGCGTTCGTCGCGTTCCACACCGACCAGTGGAAGGAGACCGGCCGCCCGTCGCGCTTCGCCTACGGCGAGGTCGGGGCGAAGCGCCAGCTGAAGAAGTGCGGCTTCGCCGTCGAGCACCTGGCGGTCGAGCGCGACGTGAGCGCGTTCGAGACGGTCGAGCAAGGGCTCGCCGCGGCCGTCGCGCTCCAGGAGAAGTGGAAGCAGGACGGCCGCTGGTTTCGCTACGTGAAGTTCCTCGAGGAGGGCGGGCGCACGCTGACGCGCGCGCGCCTCGTCGTGAAGGCGCGCAAGGCGTGACGCTGCTCGGCCTGGCGCTCGCCGAGGCGGTCAAGGCGCGGGCGCGCGAGCTCGGGTTCGACGGGGTCGCGATCGGCGCGGCGGGCCCGCCGCCGCACGGCGGCGCCTTCACGCGCTGGCTCGACGCGGGCTACGCCGGGACGATGGAGTACCTCGCGCGCGGCGGGGCCGACCGGCTCGACCCGGCGCGCCTCCTGCCGGCCTGCCGCTCGGCGATCGCCGTCGCCCTCTCCTACTCGCGCGGGGACGACGCGGGGTGGGACGGCGTGGCGCGCTACGCGCGGGGCCACGACTACCACGAGCTCATGCGCCCGCGGCTCGCCGGGCTCGCCGACTTCGTCCGCACCGCGGCCGGCCCCGGCACGCGGTGCCGCGCCGCCGTGGACACGAGCGCGATCCTCGAGCGCGACGTCGCGGCCCGCGCCGGGCTCGGCTGGGTCGGCAAGAACACGAACCTGCTCGCGCCCTCGCTCGGCTCGTACTTCTTCATCGGCGTCGTCCTCACGACGGCGGAGCTCGAGCCGGACGCGGCGCAGCCTGACCGCTGCGGCACCTGCACCGCCTGCCTCGATGCCTGCCCGACGCAGGCGTTCGTCGCGCCCTACGTGCTCGACGCCCGGCGCTGCATCGCCTACCTGACGATCGAGCACCGCGGCGACGTCCCGCGGGAGCTGCGGGAGGGGATCGGCGAGTGGCTCTTCGGCTGCGACGTCTGCCAGGAGGTCTGCCCGTGGAACCGCAAGACGCCGCCCGGGCGCGAGGCCGCGCTCGCTCCCGCGGGGCCGCTCCCGCCGCTCGAGGAGCTGCTCGCCCTCGACGACGATGCCTTCCGCGCGCGCTTCAGGCACACGCCCCTCTGGCGGGCCAAGCGCTCCGGCCTCCTCAGAAACGCGGCGATCGTCCTCGGCAACCGCGGCGACGCGCGCGCGGTGCAGGCACTCGAGAAGGCCCTCGAGGACGACGACGAGGCCGTTCGCCGCGCCGCCGCGTGGGCCCTCGGGCGGATCCGCGCGCGCGCCGAGGCGAGCGAAAGATGAGGGTCAGGCGGCTCGATCACTTCGGCGTGGACGTGGCCGACCTCGGACGCGCCGAGCGCTTCTACACCGAGGTGCTGGGCATGAGCGTGCACATGCGCTTGCCGGATCAGGTGCTGCTGAGCTACGCTGACGCCAACTGCGCGCTCTTCTTGAAGCCCGACCGCGCGCCGGCCGATCCCGAGACGATCCGGAACCCGCTCGGCAAGTCGCATCACGCCTTCGAGGTCGCCCCGGAGGACCTGGCCGCGGCGCAGCGGCTCTTCGCCGAGCGCGGCGTCCCGTTCCACGCGCCGATCGACTGGGGCGACCACGACTGCGTCTACTTCCTCGATCCCGACGGCAACCTCCTCGAGCTGGTCGGCTACCGCGCGCGGGGATAGGTCCACGCCCGAAGCGCGCCGCGGTGCGTGCTAGAATCGAGAGCGTCATGGCGATCCTGAAAGTCGCGCGGCTCGGCCACCCGGTGCTCCGCCGGCCGGCGCGGCCGCTGTCGCCCGACGAGGTTCGCACCCCCGAGGTCCAGCGGCTCATCGACGACATGATCGAGACCATGCGCGAGTACGAAGGCGCCGGGCTTGCCGCGAACCAGGTGCACACGCCCAAGCAGGTCGCGGTCATCGAGGTGCTCGGCAACCCGCGTTACCCCGACGCCCCCGAGGTCCCGCTCACGGTGCTGATCAACCCCGTGGTGACGCCGCTCACGGAGGAGTTGGAGGACGGCTGGGAGGGCTGCCTCTCGGTGCCCGAGATGCGCGGGGTCGTGCCGCGCCATACCGCCGTGCGGCTCCAGTGTCTCGACCGCGAGGGGCGGCCGGTGGACCTCGTCGCCAAGGAGTTCTTCGCGCGCGTCATCCAGCACGAGACCGATCACCTCAACGGCATCGTCTACCTCGACCGGATGCGCGACCTCTCGACGCTCAGCCACACCGCCGAGTGGAACAAGCACTGGCTCGGCAGCCGTGAGCAGCACGACTAGCCCGGTCCTCGCGGTCGTCCGCGACCTCTTCTTCGTCGCCAGGATCCGCGAGACGGCGCGCCTGGCCGACGTCCCGCTCGAGGTCACGCGGACCCCGGAGGAGCTCGAGGCCGGGCTCGCGAAGGCGCCGCGCCTCGTCGTGCTCGACCTCACCGGCGGCTTCGACTACGAGCGCGTCCTCGGCCTGACCGAGGCGGCCAAGGTGCCGGTGCTGGCCTTCACGACCCACGCCCTGGCGCGTGAGACGCAGCCCTGGCACGGCCGGTGCGGGCGCGTCGTCACCAAGGAAACGCTCACCCAGGAGCTGCCCCGGCTCCTGACCGAAGGGATCACGGGATGACGGCAGAGGACTTCGTACGCCGGCTCGACGACGAGAACCAGCGGCTCCTCGGGCGCCTGGCTCCCGACGACACGCTCAAGCCCGAGGTCGCGGGTGAGCTCACCGTGGTCAATCTATTGAAGGTCGCGCTCAAGAACGAGATCGAGGCGACGGAGATCGCGGCGCGCTGGCTCGTCACGACCGACGACCTCGACGTGAAGCTCGCCCTCGCCCGGCAGGTGGGCGACGAGTCGCGGCACTACCGGCTGATCGCGGACCGGCTCCGCGCGCTCGGGTTCGCGC is drawn from Candidatus Methylomirabilota bacterium and contains these coding sequences:
- a CDS encoding sugar ABC transporter permease; translated protein: MVDRPEWLGPLMIGPAVLYIVLLVGLPFFLALYYSLTDITAGSRTLGFVGLRHFTDIIGTTKFQTALKNTFIFAVGSQVVVIVLASILALAMQRDFRGKWLVRFLILLPWVAPISLGTIGWLWIFDSVYSVINWTLEALGLITQDTWPMWLGKPYLAMISVVGVHVWRLLPLATVILLAGLSSIPQDIHDAAQVDGASFWRHLVQITLPLIRPIMLVATLFGVVFAFTDMIVIFVLTRGGPYDTTQVLATLAFFTGIQGGDLGEGAAIAVFLFPLLLAVAVVFLRVARRSEVV
- a CDS encoding ABC transporter ATP-binding protein — translated: MATVEARQVRKLFGEVRAVDGVDLVTREGEFLVLLGPSGCGKTTLLRMIAGLEQPSSGEILIGGRVVNDLPPRARKIAMVFQSYALYPHMTVFKNIAFPLKAQGVPREEIPKKVEWATALFGIGHLLQRKPRQLSGGERQRVALARAVVREPAVFLLDEPLSNLDAKLRTSARDELQQFQRRLGTTTIYVTHDQIEAMGLGDRIVVMQGGRVRQSGTPTEVYDEPADTFVAEFLGSPPMNIVEAGDVLLGFRPEHFLPKETQDVAGRYTVLPFRVTRVENLGADRLLYGALEGKLDAVRVIARLPSTLGTAVQAGQRYDFAVREKDLKFFDKRSGLRTSPRPL
- a CDS encoding extracellular solute-binding protein — its product is MRDHNVNRRQFLKTTGAGALAAGVGANVIVPGRARAAKKTLKILQWVHFVPAYDEWFNKKLAKEWGEKNDTEVIVDNIGIAGINPRATAEVAAQKGHDLFLFNWPPPSFEEQTVDLKDVYQEVERKVGRPVDLGIKSTYNPKTKRYYAFSPSFTPDPLNYRQDLFSQVGLPNGPRSWDDVRTAGAKIKKQFGNPVGIGLANEIDTAMAMRTIMYAFGAHEQDAAGNLILNSKETLEAIKFVKALFQETMTDEVFTWDASSNNRAMLAGKISVALNAISITRVAEKENPDISRKIQLTKALRGPVRAIGLEHVMQCYVVWKFADNIEGAKKFLIDYTTDFRQAFLAGEFYDFPSFPKTVPDLAKLISNDPKAHPPDKYKVFDDVLSWATNVGYPGYANAAIDEIYGTWVLNVMFAKAASGAASPEDALREADAACKRIFGKWKEKGLV
- a CDS encoding MaoC/PaaZ C-terminal domain-containing protein; the encoded protein is MADLRRYFDDIQQGEEYESPGRTVTETDIVIFAGLSGDYNVLHTDAEFMKRSIFGERIAHGLLGLAMQAGLFTRATQAYATLAFVGLRWKFKGPIKIGDTITLHAKVIAKKETAKPDRGLITLQRMVLNQRGEVVQEGETDLIVERRP
- the ilvD gene encoding dihydroxy-acid dehydratase, yielding MTFDPRHKSRTLLDGADRAAARSYFKAVGFTDEDLKRPLVGVAHCWIEITPCNWNHRKLAEKVKEGVRAAGGTPIEFNTISVTDGIAMGTEGMKASLISREAVADSVELVVRGHLLDGFVGISGCDKTIPAMVMAMGRLDLPSLMLYGGSILYGEHKGRRLTVQDVFEAIGAFNAGKIDARELNAIENRACPGAGACGGQFTANTMATAFEMLGVSPMGFNGVPAVDPRKEEIAFEAGKLVMELLGKGVRPRQIITKKALYNAIAGVMATGGSTNAVLHLLAVAREAGVRLTIDEFDKVSRKTPLLADLKPWGGYTAPEMYEAGGMGVVAKRLLDAGLLHADELTVTGRTIGDEARAARETPGQKVIRPLSNPIARHGGLAILRGNLAPDGCVAKLAGHAEQLFRGKARVFDREEDAFVAVKAGRVKAGDFVVIRYEGPKGGPGMREMLQVTGAIQGAGLGGSVALLTDGRFSGASHGFMVGHVAPEAAVGGPIAAVKNGDAIVLDVKRRRLDVQLSAAELKKRLRAVRRPKPRYTWGAMAKYARLVSSASDGAITG
- a CDS encoding class I SAM-dependent methyltransferase, producing the protein MAPSPAEARAPGTDPEGLSPAFLALLEAEPLGELTVLDVGTGAGRLALALAPRARAVVGVDREARLIDEARKAAAAAGVKNARFVVGDVEVEEYAPFKPDMVVAHLCMSDPIAERAGRVLRPGGVFAFVAFHTDQWKETGRPSRFAYGEVGAKRQLKKCGFAVEHLAVERDVSAFETVEQGLAAAVALQEKWKQDGRWFRYVKFLEEGGRTLTRARLVVKARKA
- the queG gene encoding tRNA epoxyqueuosine(34) reductase QueG produces the protein MTLLGLALAEAVKARARELGFDGVAIGAAGPPPHGGAFTRWLDAGYAGTMEYLARGGADRLDPARLLPACRSAIAVALSYSRGDDAGWDGVARYARGHDYHELMRPRLAGLADFVRTAAGPGTRCRAAVDTSAILERDVAARAGLGWVGKNTNLLAPSLGSYFFIGVVLTTAELEPDAAQPDRCGTCTACLDACPTQAFVAPYVLDARRCIAYLTIEHRGDVPRELREGIGEWLFGCDVCQEVCPWNRKTPPGREAALAPAGPLPPLEELLALDDDAFRARFRHTPLWRAKRSGLLRNAAIVLGNRGDARAVQALEKALEDDDEAVRRAAAWALGRIRARAEASER
- a CDS encoding VOC family protein, translated to MRVRRLDHFGVDVADLGRAERFYTEVLGMSVHMRLPDQVLLSYADANCALFLKPDRAPADPETIRNPLGKSHHAFEVAPEDLAAAQRLFAERGVPFHAPIDWGDHDCVYFLDPDGNLLELVGYRARG
- the def gene encoding peptide deformylase → MAILKVARLGHPVLRRPARPLSPDEVRTPEVQRLIDDMIETMREYEGAGLAANQVHTPKQVAVIEVLGNPRYPDAPEVPLTVLINPVVTPLTEELEDGWEGCLSVPEMRGVVPRHTAVRLQCLDREGRPVDLVAKEFFARVIQHETDHLNGIVYLDRMRDLSTLSHTAEWNKHWLGSREQHD